The stretch of DNA TCTGTGCTGACCCGGAAAGATCGACATCTCATCTTTGCAGGTCAGAGCATATGGGGTAGATGTTCCGCTTCAACGTGTGAGGCCGCTGGAGTTTCGCGGTGGCGCGTCCCGCGGCAATTCGGTTTCGCGGCGCAACCCGACCGGTTCATTGTCGATCGGTTGACCCCCGATCGGGGTCACGTCACGCGTCGATCGGCAAATTCACGGGGAATATCGCCGGCATTTCAGCTCGTCCGAGTGAAATGTTCGGCCCGGCCGGTCGCGCAGCGCGCGCATCGGGGGCTGCGCACCAGGAACCTAATACCCTCGTGATTCGCACCGCGTTACCGGCCGCTTTATGTTGGGCGCATGCAGCTCATCACGTCCATCTGCGGAGACTGCAACGGCAAGGGTTGCGGTAACTGCGGGGGCACCGGCACGATCACCATTCTGGAAGACTAATCCGCGAATCCGCGCAGAAACCCGGCGTGGAGTTCCGGGTGAACTGCGGGAGGCGGTGATCAACCGCACCCGCGCGGGGCTGTCACTCGGCATCGCGGTCGATCCGATCGACGCGCCACAGCGATCCGGCGGCGAGCACGGGCCCGAGCCGGCGCTACCGGGGCGGCGTCCGCCCGCGCGCCCGGACTGCGGAATCATGCGGCGCATGCAGTCCCATCGAACCCTGCTCGACCTGGACCGGGAACACGTTTGGCATCCCTACGGCGCGATGCCCGCGACGACCGAGCCGCTGCTGGTGGACTCCGCGGAAGGTGTGCGGTTGCGGCTGGCCGAACCGGTCGACGGGGTCGGCGAACTCATCGACGGCATGTCTTCGTGGTGGGCCGCGATCCACGGCTACCGGCACCCCGTGCTCGACGATGCGGTGCGCGGGCAGCTCGACCGGATGAGCCACGTGATGTTCGGCGGCCTCACCCACGAACCCGCGATCGAACTGGCCGAACGGCTGGTCCGGATCACCCCGGAACCGCTGCGGCACGTGTTCCTGGCCGACTCCGGCTCGGTGTCGGTGGAAGTCGCGATCAAGATGTGCCTGCAGTACCAGCGCTCCACGGGGCGCGCGCACAAGCGGCGGCTGCTGACCTGGCGCGGCGGGTACCACGGTGACACCTGGCACCCGATGTCGGTGTGCGACCCGGAAGGCGGGATGCACCACTTGTGGGGCTCCGCGCTACCGCCGCAGATCTTCGCGGAAGCACCGCCCGCGGAATTCGACCCGGCCTATGCCGATCACCTCGCCGAGCAGTTCGCCCGGCACGCCGAAGACGTCGCCGCGGTGATCGTGGAACCCGTGGTGCAGGGCGCAGGAGGAATGCGGTTCCACTCCCCGGAGTACCTGCGGGTGCTGCGGGAACTCGCCGACGAGCACGACGTGCTGCTGATCTTCGACGAGATCGCCACCGGGTTCGGGCGCACCGGCGAGCTATTCGCCGCCGACCACGCCGGGGTCAGCCCGGACGTGCTGTGCCTGGGCAAAGCGCTCACCGGTGGGTACCTGACGATGGCCGGAACGCTGTGCACGCCGCGCATCGCCGAAGGGATCTCCGGCGGGTCCGTTCCGGTTCTGGCGCACGGGCCGACGTTCATGGGCAACCCGCTGGCCGCCGCGGTGGCCCGGGCGTCGACCGATCTGCTGCTCGGGCAGGACTGGAAGGCCGAGGTGAAGCGCATCGAGCGCGGGCTCACCAGCGGACTCGCTCCCGCCTGGGACCTGCCGGGAGTGGTCGACGTCCGGGTGCTCGGAGCGATCGGAGTCGTCGAGCTCGATCACGACGTGGACATGTCCGCCGCGAGCAGCGCGGCGCTGCGCAGCGGGGTGTGGCTGCGGCCGTTCCGGAAGCTGATCTACACGATGCCGCCGTACGTGACCGGGGACGACGACCTCGCCGCTATCTGCGCGGCCGCTCTCGCCGCGGCTCGGGAAGGCTGAAGATGTTCCTGATCGTCACCGGAACCGGCACGGAGATCGGCAAGACCGCGGTCACCGCCGCGGTCGCCGCGCTCGCGCCGGGGAGCACAGCAGTTGTCAAACCCGCGCAGACCGGGGTCGAACCCGGCGAAGACGGTGATCTCGCGCAGGTGCGAGCGTTGACGGGGCCGGTCACCACCGTCGAACTCGGCAGGTATCCGGAACCGCTGGCTCCGGCGACGGCGGCGCGCCGGGCCGGTGCGGAGCCAGTGCGGCCCAGCGCCGTCGCGGATGCAGCGCGGGAACTCGCCGGCACGCACGATCTCGTGCTCATCGAAGGCGCAGGCGGACTGCTGGTCCGCTTCGACGACGAAGGCGGCACGATCGCCGACATCGCCTCCGAACTGGAAGCTCCGGTACTGGTCGTGACGCACGCCGGCCTCGGGGCGTTGAACGTCGCCGCGCTCACCGCGGAGGCGTTGCGCACGCGCGGGTTGCGGTGCTCCGGTGTGGTGATCGGCGACTGGCCGCGTGAGCCGGACTTGGCCACGCGGTGCAACCTGGCCGATCTGCCGGAAGTCAGCGCGGCACCGTTGGCCGGGGCGTTGCCGCACGGCGCGACGGCTTCAGCCGCGTTCCGCGACATCGCGCGGACCGCGCTCGCTCCCGAACTCGGCGGCACGTTCGACGCCGAAGCGTTCCGGCGAGCGCACATCAGCTGAAAACCACCGCCATCCGGCGGCGCTGCTAGCGTGCCGAGCATGCCGCTCGAGGAATCTGTGCTGGTCATCGGTGCCGGCGTGGCCGGGTTGAGCACTGCGGTCACGCTCGCGGAAACCGGAACCCCGGTGCGCATTCGCACGTCGGAACACCCGCGCGCGACGACCTCCGCAGCCGCCGGCGCGATGTGGGGACCGGCGCTGCTGCAACCTGCCGACCGGGTGCTGGGCTGGGTCACCACCTCGTACCACCGGTTCGTCGAACTCGCCGCGGACCCGGCGACCGGCGTGCACCTCGAGTACGGGCGGATGGCCGCGCGCTTCGACCTGGGAGACCAGGTGCCACCCGAGGCGGAACTGCTGCCGGATCTGCGCCGCTGCCGGCCCGACGAACTACCGGAAGGTTTCGTCAGCGGCTACCGCGGGACCGTTCCGCTGATCGACATGCCGCGCTACCTGGACCACCTCACCGAACGTTTCCGCGCGGCCGGCGGGGAATTACTGCACAGCCCGGTGTCCTCGCTGGCGGAAGCGGCGGAGGAAGCGAGCGTCGTGGTCAACTGCACGGGAGTCGGCGCGCACGAACTCATCGGTGACCCCGGTGTCCGCCCGGTGCGCGGTCAGCAGGTCGTGGTCCGCAATCCCGGGATCGACGAGTACTTCGTGGAAATCGGACAGGGCGAGGAGCCCGTCGCCGTCATGCCGCACGGCGGCCACGTCGTGCTCGGCAGCACCGCCGTGGAACACGACTGGTCCCGGACCGCCGAGGGCGGGACGACCGACGGCATTCTTCGCCGTTGTGCGCGAGTTGACCCGCTGCTGTCCGGGGCCGTCGTGTTGGAGGAGAAGGTCGGGCTGCGTCCCGGCAGGGACGCGGTTCGGGTCGAGGTGGAGCGATTCGGCGGTGCGAAGATCGTGCACAACTACGGTCACGGCAGCTGCGGGGTGGCGCTGTCCTGGGGCTGCGCCACCGAAGCAGCCGAACTCGCGCGCGGTTGACGAAGCTCAGGTTTGGGAGAGCGCGTCGACGACTCCGTCGATCTCCTCGGCCATGGACACGTCCTTGGCGGTGATGCCGCCTTCGGAATGCGTGCTGCAGTAGAACGTCACCTTCCGCCACCGCACGTCGAAGTCGGGGTGGTGGCCCTCGTTCTCGGCGATCTCCGCGATCCGGTTCACGCCCTGGATGGCCTGCGGGAAGCTGTCGAACTCGACGGTCCGGGACAGCCGGGTGCCGTCCTGCTCCCACTCCGGCAGGCTTCGCAGCGCCTCGGAAACCTGCGTGTCGTTCAATAGTCCGGTCATGCCCACATGGTGGTACTTGATCGCGCCGGATGCGACCTTCGGGCATCCGTTGGCGTGATCGGCACGTAGACTGCTCGCGCCACGGGAGTCCAGCGCGCTGGGCTGAGAGGAGGGGCTCTTCCCCTCGACCGTCCGCACCTGAACCGGATCATGCCGGCGCAGGGAGGTACCGCGATCCGCTCGACGTCGCGTGGCCGATATCGGCTCGCCGTTCGGGAGGATCGTTGCCCCGCTTATCACTGTCCCCTTCCTCGCAGCACCGCTCGTTGCGATGGACCGCGTTGGTCCGGTGGGTCGCGGCGGTCGCCGTGATCACGTTGACCGCCGGATGTTCGCTCCTGGTCGGCCAGGAGCCCGCGCAGCGCACGGTGACCTTGGTCGCGCACGACTCGTTCGTGGTGGATCCCCGGCTGCTGGCGGAATTCGAGCAGCGTTCCGGAATCCACGTCGAAGTCCGCACCAGCGGCGACGCCGGTGAGCTCGCCAACAAGCTGGTGCTGTCCAAGGCAGCGCCGCTCGGGGACGTCGCCTACGGCGTGGACTCGACCTTCGCGTCCCGCACGCTGCGGGAAGGCGTGTTCGCGCCGTACCGGGCCGCCGATGCCGACCAGGGACCGCATCGCTACGCCCAGGACCGGCAAAACCGCCTCACCGCGGTGGATGTGGCGGACGTGTGCGTGAACATCGACACCGAGTGGTTCGCCGCGCACCGGATGCCGGAGCCCGCGACGCTGCGAGACCTCACCGAACCGCGCTACCGCGGCCTGACAGCCGTTCCGGATCCGACGACGTCCTCGCCCGGCTTGGCCTTCCTGCTCGGGACGGTCGCTGCGTTCGGCGACCCGGGATGGCAGCAGTACTGGCGGGAACTCGCGGCGAACGACGTCAAGCTCTCCTCCGGTTGGGAGGAGGTCTACAACCAGGACTTCTCCGCTGCCGCCGAACACGGGCCACGCCCCATCGTGCTGTCCTACGCCTCGTCGCCGGCCGCGGAGGTCGGCGACGACGGCAAGCCGCGCACCAAGGCGCTGCTGGACACCTGCTACCGGCAGGTCGAGTACGCGGGCGTGCTGGCCGGGGCGAAGGACCCGCAGGGCGCTGGTCAGTTGGTCGACTTCCTGCTGTCGCGGGAGTTCCAGCGCCAAGCGCCGGAACAGATGTACGTCTACCCGGCGGTGGACGGGGTGCCGCTGCCACCGAACTGGTCGGCCAGCGCACCGCTGCCGCCGCGACCGGCCGAGCTGCCCGCGTCCGAAGTGGAGCGGAATCGGGACCGCTGGGTCCAGCAGTGGCGAACCTTGGTTCGCGGATGAGCCCGCACAACCGGCTGGCGGTCCCGGCAGCCGCGAGCGTCGTGCTCGGATTCCTCGGGCTGTTCTTCGCATGGCCGGTGGCAGCGATCATCGGAATGGGGCTGCACGGGAACGTCGGCGAGGTGCTGGCGGAGGCGTCGACCTGGCGGTTGGTGGCGTTCACGCTCGGACAGGCAGCGGCGTCCACAGCGGTGGCGCTGATCGCGGGCGTGCCGTTGGCGTACGTGCTGGCTCGTTCGTTGATCCCGGGCCGTGCGGTGCTGCGTGCGGTCGTGACGGTGCCGTTCGTGTTGCCGACGATCGTGGTCGGCATGGCCTTTCGCGCGCTGTTCGACGTCGATTCCGGTGCGGTTCTGCCGATCGTGCTCGCCAACGCCTTCTTCAACGTCGCGGTCGTGGCGCGCACGGTGAGCGGGTTGTGGAGCCACCTCGACCGTCGGGCCGAAGACGCGGCCCGATCGCTGGGAGCGTCGAAGCTGCGGGCGTTCACCTCGGTCACGTTGCCCGCGCTGCTGCCTGCGCTGGGGTCCGCGGCCGCCGTGGTTTTCCTCTTCTGCGCCACGAGTTTCGGTGTGGTGCTGGTGCTGGGCGGCGGGCAGTACCGGACCTTGGAGACCGAGATATACCTGCGCACGGTGCAGTTGCTGGACCTGCCGGGTGCGGCGGCGCTGTCGCTGTTGCAGCTGGCGGCGGTCGTGACGGCGTTGCTAGCGGCCTCGTTCGCGCGGCGCCGCAGGGAAACCGCGTTGCGCCTGCGGTCCGCAGCGGGCACTGCGCGCCGTCCGCAAGGCGCGCAGTGGCTCGTGGTGGGGGCGGCGGGCCTGGTGGTTTGCGGATTGCTGGCGCCGATCGCCGGCTTGCTGGTGCGCTCGGTGTCCACAAGGGATGGTTGGGGCCTGGCGGGATATCGGGCGCTGCTGGGCACCGGGCAGCAGGGGACGTTGGAAGTCACCGGCCTCGAGGCCGGGTTGAACTCGGTGCGCACGGCCGTCGACGCGACCTGGATGGCGTTGCTGCTCGGATTGCTGGCGTCGTTCGTGCTGGTCGCCGTGCGGCGGCGCGCGCTCGCCGAGTCCCTTGACGTGGTGCTGATGGTGCCGCTCGGAGTCTCCGCGGTGACCGTCGGTTTCGGATACCTGATCACGCTGCACCTGTTGCCCGGCGACCTGCGGACTTCGCCGCTGCTGGTGCCGTTCGCGCAAGCTCTCGTGGTGACGCCGCTCGTGATCCGCATGGTGTTGCCGGTGCTGCGGTCCATCGACGACCGGCTTCGGCAGGCGGCGGCGACGCTCGGGGCCGGGCCTTGGCGGGTGCACCGGGAGGTGGACGTGCCGTTGGCGGCGCGGTCCGTGCTGGGCGCGGCCGGGTTCGGATTCGTGGTCGCACTCGGCGAGTTCGGGGCGACCAGCTTTCTCGCCCGGCCGGACGCGCCGACGTTGCCGGTCGCGATCGGGCGGCTGCTGGGCAGGCCGGGCGAGCTGAACACGCAGATGGCGTACGCGGCTTGCACCTTGCTCATGATCGTCACCGTGCTGGCGGTCGTACTCGTCGAACGGTTGCGGATCCGCACCGACGCGGTGGAGGAATTCTGATGGGGCTGGAACTGCGCGGTCTCACCGTGCGTTTCGGGGCGGTAGAAGCGGTGCGCGATGTTTCCCTGGCGTTGCGCGACGGGGAAGTGCTGGCATTGCTCGGTCCGTCCGGTTGTGGCAAGTCGACGTTGTTGCGGGCCGTCGCCGGGCTGGAGGAGCCGGCTGCCGGCCAGATCCGGTGGGACGGCCGGGATCTCGCCAGGGTGCCGGTGCACCGGCGCGGGTTCGGCCTGGTCTTCCAGGACGGGCAGTTGTTCCCGCACCGCGACGTCGCCGGCAACGTGGGCTTCGCGTTGCGGATGCGCGGCGTCGCGCGGGCCGAACGCGGCGCGCGAGTGGCCGAGCTGCTGGAACTCGTCGGGCTCGCCGGTTGCGAAGGCCGCCGCGTCACCGAGCTCTCCGGTGGAGAGGCGCAGCGGGTCGCGCTGGCCCGCGCGTTGGCCGCCGACCCCGAGCTGTTGTTGCTGGACGAGCCCCTGTCGGCACTGGACCGGATGTTGCGCGAACGGCTCGCCGTCGACCTCGCCGCGCTGCTCGGCAGGGAACCCTCGACGGGACTGGTCGTCACGCACGATCACGACGAGGCGTTCACGCTCGCCGACCGGGTAGCGGTCATGATCCGCGGCACGATCACCCAGGTGGACACGCCGGACCTGCTGTGGCGGCGACCGGTCAGTATCGAAGTCGCGGAGTTCCTGGGCTGTTGCAACTTTCTTTCCGCGCGCGTCCGGGACGGTGTGGCGTCGTGCGCGTTGGGGTCGGTGGCAGTGCGGGCGGACGACGGCGAAGTGCAGTTGGGGCTGCGTGCGACCGGGGTGCGTGCGCGGCG from Saccharopolyspora sp. SCSIO 74807 encodes:
- a CDS encoding FAD-dependent oxidoreductase, which translates into the protein MPLEESVLVIGAGVAGLSTAVTLAETGTPVRIRTSEHPRATTSAAAGAMWGPALLQPADRVLGWVTTSYHRFVELAADPATGVHLEYGRMAARFDLGDQVPPEAELLPDLRRCRPDELPEGFVSGYRGTVPLIDMPRYLDHLTERFRAAGGELLHSPVSSLAEAAEEASVVVNCTGVGAHELIGDPGVRPVRGQQVVVRNPGIDEYFVEIGQGEEPVAVMPHGGHVVLGSTAVEHDWSRTAEGGTTDGILRRCARVDPLLSGAVVLEEKVGLRPGRDAVRVEVERFGGAKIVHNYGHGSCGVALSWGCATEAAELARG
- a CDS encoding thiamine ABC transporter substrate-binding protein codes for the protein MVRWVAAVAVITLTAGCSLLVGQEPAQRTVTLVAHDSFVVDPRLLAEFEQRSGIHVEVRTSGDAGELANKLVLSKAAPLGDVAYGVDSTFASRTLREGVFAPYRAADADQGPHRYAQDRQNRLTAVDVADVCVNIDTEWFAAHRMPEPATLRDLTEPRYRGLTAVPDPTTSSPGLAFLLGTVAAFGDPGWQQYWRELAANDVKLSSGWEEVYNQDFSAAAEHGPRPIVLSYASSPAAEVGDDGKPRTKALLDTCYRQVEYAGVLAGAKDPQGAGQLVDFLLSREFQRQAPEQMYVYPAVDGVPLPPNWSASAPLPPRPAELPASEVERNRDRWVQQWRTLVRG
- a CDS encoding ABC transporter ATP-binding protein, with product MGLELRGLTVRFGAVEAVRDVSLALRDGEVLALLGPSGCGKSTLLRAVAGLEEPAAGQIRWDGRDLARVPVHRRGFGLVFQDGQLFPHRDVAGNVGFALRMRGVARAERGARVAELLELVGLAGCEGRRVTELSGGEAQRVALARALAADPELLLLDEPLSALDRMLRERLAVDLAALLGREPSTGLVVTHDHDEAFTLADRVAVMIRGTITQVDTPDLLWRRPVSIEVAEFLGCCNFLSARVRDGVASCALGSVAVRADDGEVQLGLRATGVRARRPVDDRDRDVAVTGTVRERVYRRDHFRLAVSVPEVGQVEAVAQTAEAPAVGERAGLVLDSEGVAVVG
- the bioD gene encoding dethiobiotin synthase, coding for MFLIVTGTGTEIGKTAVTAAVAALAPGSTAVVKPAQTGVEPGEDGDLAQVRALTGPVTTVELGRYPEPLAPATAARRAGAEPVRPSAVADAARELAGTHDLVLIEGAGGLLVRFDDEGGTIADIASELEAPVLVVTHAGLGALNVAALTAEALRTRGLRCSGVVIGDWPREPDLATRCNLADLPEVSAAPLAGALPHGATASAAFRDIARTALAPELGGTFDAEAFRRAHIS
- a CDS encoding adenosylmethionine--8-amino-7-oxononanoate transaminase, coding for MQSHRTLLDLDREHVWHPYGAMPATTEPLLVDSAEGVRLRLAEPVDGVGELIDGMSSWWAAIHGYRHPVLDDAVRGQLDRMSHVMFGGLTHEPAIELAERLVRITPEPLRHVFLADSGSVSVEVAIKMCLQYQRSTGRAHKRRLLTWRGGYHGDTWHPMSVCDPEGGMHHLWGSALPPQIFAEAPPAEFDPAYADHLAEQFARHAEDVAAVIVEPVVQGAGGMRFHSPEYLRVLRELADEHDVLLIFDEIATGFGRTGELFAADHAGVSPDVLCLGKALTGGYLTMAGTLCTPRIAEGISGGSVPVLAHGPTFMGNPLAAAVARASTDLLLGQDWKAEVKRIERGLTSGLAPAWDLPGVVDVRVLGAIGVVELDHDVDMSAASSAALRSGVWLRPFRKLIYTMPPYVTGDDDLAAICAAALAAAREG
- a CDS encoding iron ABC transporter permease encodes the protein MSPHNRLAVPAAASVVLGFLGLFFAWPVAAIIGMGLHGNVGEVLAEASTWRLVAFTLGQAAASTAVALIAGVPLAYVLARSLIPGRAVLRAVVTVPFVLPTIVVGMAFRALFDVDSGAVLPIVLANAFFNVAVVARTVSGLWSHLDRRAEDAARSLGASKLRAFTSVTLPALLPALGSAAAVVFLFCATSFGVVLVLGGGQYRTLETEIYLRTVQLLDLPGAAALSLLQLAAVVTALLAASFARRRRETALRLRSAAGTARRPQGAQWLVVGAAGLVVCGLLAPIAGLLVRSVSTRDGWGLAGYRALLGTGQQGTLEVTGLEAGLNSVRTAVDATWMALLLGLLASFVLVAVRRRALAESLDVVLMVPLGVSAVTVGFGYLITLHLLPGDLRTSPLLVPFAQALVVTPLVIRMVLPVLRSIDDRLRQAAATLGAGPWRVHREVDVPLAARSVLGAAGFGFVVALGEFGATSFLARPDAPTLPVAIGRLLGRPGELNTQMAYAACTLLMIVTVLAVVLVERLRIRTDAVEEF
- a CDS encoding 4a-hydroxytetrahydrobiopterin dehydratase, with translation MTGLLNDTQVSEALRSLPEWEQDGTRLSRTVEFDSFPQAIQGVNRIAEIAENEGHHPDFDVRWRKVTFYCSTHSEGGITAKDVSMAEEIDGVVDALSQT